A region of uncultured Carboxylicivirga sp. DNA encodes the following proteins:
- a CDS encoding glycoside hydrolase family 97 catalytic domain-containing protein, translated as MMKNILVLCWVFFSIVNLSANEQIVKGPDGKLIVSIEMKEGQPYYSVSYNHNVYLKASPLGLKTTWGDYTSGLVMMDEVITNELSESYELPNIKFSKVDYKANEAVVSFTWDGKLVYDVIFRVSNNDVAFKYKLYPSGDHLSCIVENEVTGFVLPEGTTTFLCPQSKAMTGYARTAPSYETYYNTDESMGQNGFGNGYSFPCLFKVNDGWVLISETGVDSKYCASRLIGHKEGLYTIGFPQPEENNGNGTASPGVSLPGETPWRTITVGESLKPIVETTIPFDVVKPKYKASRKYDFTKGSWSWIMKMDRHTTFQVQKEYIDFSAAMGYETILVDALWDTQIGKDKIAELAAYGKSKNVGLYLWYNSNGYWNDAPQGPRGYMHLSYVRRKEMEWMQGVGIKGIKVDFFGGDKQITMQLYEEILADANDYGLQVIFHGCTLPRGWERMYPNFASSEAVLASENLHFSQGSCDAEAFNACLHPFIRNAVGSMDFGGSALNQFYNANNSPNKGSKRITSDVFALATAVLFQSGVQHFALAPNNLQDAPQWAIDFMKEVPSTWDEIRFIDGYPGKYVLLARRSGSKWYIAGVNAQSETFKTKLDLSMLQKNAKGIMYFDDQNLNGTFKEFKLNSKKQVSISIPCNGGVLIVSE; from the coding sequence ATGATGAAGAATATTTTGGTACTATGTTGGGTGTTTTTTTCAATAGTAAACCTTTCTGCAAACGAACAAATTGTTAAGGGACCTGATGGTAAACTGATTGTTTCCATTGAAATGAAAGAAGGTCAGCCTTATTATAGTGTCAGCTATAATCACAACGTGTATCTCAAAGCATCTCCACTTGGACTTAAAACCACCTGGGGAGATTACACAAGCGGATTAGTAATGATGGACGAAGTGATTACCAACGAGCTTAGTGAGAGTTATGAGCTGCCTAATATAAAATTCAGTAAAGTGGATTATAAAGCCAATGAGGCTGTTGTGTCTTTTACCTGGGATGGTAAGTTGGTGTATGATGTTATTTTTAGAGTGAGTAATAATGATGTTGCATTTAAATACAAACTGTATCCGTCTGGTGATCACTTAAGTTGCATTGTCGAGAATGAAGTTACTGGTTTTGTTTTACCGGAAGGAACCACTACCTTTTTATGTCCACAGAGTAAGGCAATGACAGGTTATGCCCGAACAGCACCCAGCTATGAAACATATTATAATACAGATGAATCAATGGGGCAAAATGGCTTTGGAAACGGATACTCATTCCCATGCTTATTTAAAGTGAATGATGGTTGGGTTTTAATATCCGAAACAGGTGTAGATAGCAAGTATTGTGCCAGTCGATTGATTGGACATAAAGAAGGGTTATACACGATAGGATTTCCGCAGCCGGAAGAGAACAATGGAAACGGTACCGCTTCTCCTGGAGTTTCTTTACCCGGAGAAACCCCGTGGCGAACGATTACCGTTGGTGAGTCATTGAAACCCATTGTTGAAACAACCATTCCATTTGATGTTGTAAAACCCAAATATAAAGCCTCAAGAAAATATGATTTTACCAAAGGATCGTGGAGTTGGATTATGAAGATGGATCGTCATACCACTTTTCAGGTTCAGAAAGAGTACATTGATTTTAGTGCGGCAATGGGGTATGAAACTATTCTGGTTGACGCTTTATGGGATACTCAAATAGGGAAAGATAAAATTGCAGAACTGGCTGCCTACGGGAAATCAAAAAATGTAGGTTTGTATCTGTGGTACAATTCTAATGGATATTGGAATGATGCGCCTCAGGGACCACGAGGATATATGCACTTATCTTACGTCAGGCGTAAAGAAATGGAGTGGATGCAAGGTGTTGGTATAAAGGGAATAAAGGTTGATTTTTTTGGGGGCGATAAGCAGATAACAATGCAGTTGTATGAAGAAATTCTGGCTGATGCGAATGATTATGGTTTACAGGTAATTTTTCATGGATGCACCCTCCCAAGAGGATGGGAGAGAATGTATCCTAATTTTGCCTCCAGCGAAGCCGTTTTAGCTAGTGAGAATCTTCATTTTTCGCAAGGAAGTTGCGATGCCGAAGCGTTTAATGCCTGTTTACATCCTTTTATCCGAAATGCAGTTGGTAGCATGGATTTTGGCGGTAGTGCACTGAATCAGTTCTATAATGCGAATAATTCTCCAAACAAAGGTTCAAAGAGAATCACCTCAGACGTATTTGCATTGGCAACGGCTGTGTTGTTTCAAAGTGGAGTCCAGCATTTTGCTCTGGCACCTAATAATCTTCAGGATGCACCCCAATGGGCTATTGATTTTATGAAAGAAGTGCCCTCAACATGGGATGAGATACGTTTTATTGATGGATACCCGGGTAAGTACGTTTTATTAGCACGCAGGAGTGGATCAAAATGGTATATCGCTGGTGTTAATGCTCAATCCGAAACTTTTAAAACAAAGTTAGATTTGTCGATGTTGCAAAAAAATGCAAAAGGCATCATGTATTTTGATGATCAGAACCTGAATGGAACCTTCAAAGAATTTAAACTAAATAGTAAGAAACAAGTGAGCATTAGTATTCCTTGCAATGGAGGAGTTTTAATCGTGAGCGAATAA
- a CDS encoding cadherin-like beta sandwich domain-containing protein — protein sequence MKKRFLLQTFWFFILILGVSVSPALGQTLMHSYSFEEGTYDETSVYDQTGSVNGTLVGTPSIVNGELVFDSNGDYVTFDGSALDLNSYTGGITIEFMYNSSVGANDGHWNWFTYFGGAEGASSIMAGVNTWGQFRVYKNNTDPKILVDSKDDAKYHHAVVIMTDAKIAMYVDGALIGEQATATYAIDAAYAYLGRAYWNDPTWEGVIDQFNIYQGEMDATTVMSNFINYVGEDYVNADLAVLSAVPGEMTPAFDPQVLEYDLYVPYGSTEAVFTVETAAGVATYEMTTGAGAIVGEDGVVTFDEFGEDVEIAVAALSGNEKFYYVYINLNDGTTSERLSDIQVAGGTLVTDFDPDVTDYNVRADYGATSVTLTGVPMWANATVTGDGTINLTDGAATATIHVVSEDGLSEMDYNLNIYATDVQVNTNYYIQHELSGYVIGEREDTYIRLYEPLKDETSQIIQFKESDVAGQYYIQNNDGNYLRLALASGTNVWDMVMDAELTGDLDSCKFELDEFEKGRFRIVSVARANDFENVFMGTNDSNLGTGIYSDKWLGNDLAVWSIISPDQVETQYNTYLASLSIGGNELYPVFDPYVNEYRVVLPEGTTEFILDAVAQDATCTISGDGTIDVSTVKKGSVTITVTATNTSYTRDYVIKYHVYNEDFALMHSYTFLDGTAKDVVGGADGIIHGGTITEGMYNAGTLGDYIELPAGDIAINTYASITFEHFIVDDPNTTNANLNTMVTSFGNSGTYGYDYIFTATKSRAAISCQNSGSPWSSESGADGSSVDDDNKGMHHLVTIITKDAIKLYLDGVMQSAGALTTTNGVVYLSDAYAYICKSVYPGDNTWLGSIYEFNIYAGVMDDASILLNASNGPQGYAGTDATLSDLAVDGVTIDGFAPTTYDYTVSVAAGSDPAITLATNDANATYTIDGPASIPGVATIVVTAADLTTKKTYTITFDVASGIDLGSKQSSSKVYPTVSRGEFTVEMEGASSMITVYDLAGGLVKQVKTAAKREVISLSQKGMYLVKVESDGKSELFKVFKK from the coding sequence TTCTGCTTTAGATTTAAACTCTTATACAGGTGGAATTACCATTGAGTTTATGTATAATTCATCAGTAGGTGCAAATGATGGGCACTGGAACTGGTTTACATATTTTGGTGGAGCAGAAGGTGCCAGTAGTATTATGGCTGGTGTTAATACCTGGGGGCAATTCAGAGTCTATAAAAATAATACAGACCCAAAGATTCTGGTTGATAGTAAAGATGATGCTAAATATCATCATGCTGTTGTTATTATGACCGACGCTAAGATTGCCATGTATGTTGACGGGGCACTTATTGGCGAACAAGCAACTGCCACTTATGCAATTGATGCAGCCTATGCATACCTTGGACGTGCATATTGGAACGATCCAACATGGGAAGGCGTGATTGATCAATTCAATATCTATCAGGGAGAAATGGATGCCACTACTGTCATGAGTAACTTTATCAATTATGTTGGTGAAGATTATGTGAATGCTGATTTAGCTGTTTTGTCAGCTGTACCAGGTGAAATGACACCTGCATTTGATCCTCAAGTACTAGAGTATGATTTATATGTGCCTTATGGATCAACTGAAGCTGTTTTCACAGTAGAGACTGCTGCAGGAGTAGCAACTTATGAAATGACTACAGGAGCTGGTGCAATTGTTGGAGAAGATGGTGTTGTAACCTTCGATGAATTTGGTGAAGATGTGGAAATTGCAGTTGCAGCTTTAAGTGGAAATGAAAAATTCTATTATGTATATATCAATCTTAATGATGGTACAACCTCAGAAAGATTATCAGATATTCAGGTAGCAGGAGGGACTTTGGTTACAGATTTCGATCCTGATGTTACAGATTATAACGTTAGAGCTGATTATGGTGCGACTTCTGTTACATTAACCGGAGTGCCTATGTGGGCTAATGCTACAGTTACCGGTGATGGTACAATTAATCTTACTGATGGAGCTGCTACTGCAACTATTCATGTGGTTTCTGAAGATGGTTTAAGTGAAATGGATTACAATTTGAATATTTATGCTACTGATGTTCAGGTTAATACTAATTACTACATTCAACACGAACTATCAGGTTATGTTATTGGCGAAAGAGAAGATACTTACATCCGTCTTTATGAACCATTAAAAGACGAAACCAGTCAGATTATTCAATTCAAAGAGTCTGATGTTGCAGGTCAATATTATATACAGAACAATGATGGTAATTACCTGAGATTGGCACTTGCTTCCGGTACTAATGTATGGGATATGGTAATGGATGCTGAGTTAACAGGTGATCTTGATAGTTGTAAATTTGAATTGGACGAATTCGAAAAAGGAAGATTCAGAATTGTATCAGTTGCCAGAGCAAATGATTTCGAAAATGTTTTCATGGGAACAAACGATTCGAATTTAGGAACAGGTATATATTCCGATAAGTGGCTTGGTAATGACCTGGCTGTTTGGTCAATCATTTCACCAGATCAGGTAGAAACTCAGTATAACACCTATTTGGCTTCATTAAGTATTGGAGGTAATGAATTGTATCCTGTATTTGACCCTTACGTAAATGAGTATCGTGTTGTATTACCTGAAGGAACTACTGAATTTATTCTTGATGCAGTAGCTCAGGATGCTACTTGTACAATAAGTGGTGATGGTACAATAGATGTATCAACTGTGAAGAAAGGTAGTGTAACTATTACTGTTACTGCAACCAATACATCATATACACGCGACTATGTAATCAAATATCATGTGTATAACGAAGATTTTGCATTAATGCATTCTTATACTTTCCTTGATGGAACAGCTAAAGATGTAGTTGGTGGTGCTGATGGTATCATTCACGGTGGAACCATTACTGAGGGTATGTATAATGCCGGTACACTTGGTGATTATATTGAACTTCCTGCAGGTGATATCGCTATTAATACCTATGCAAGTATAACTTTTGAGCATTTTATTGTGGATGATCCAAATACTACCAATGCTAACTTAAATACAATGGTAACTTCATTTGGTAATTCAGGTACTTATGGTTACGATTATATTTTTACTGCTACCAAGAGTAGAGCTGCTATATCATGTCAGAATTCTGGCAGTCCATGGAGTTCTGAATCGGGTGCTGATGGTTCTAGTGTTGATGACGATAATAAAGGTATGCATCATTTAGTCACAATTATAACAAAAGATGCTATCAAATTATATCTGGATGGAGTAATGCAAAGTGCCGGTGCTTTAACTACAACAAATGGAGTAGTTTATTTAAGTGATGCTTATGCATATATCTGTAAGTCAGTTTATCCTGGTGACAATACATGGTTAGGATCAATATATGAGTTTAATATTTATGCGGGAGTAATGGATGATGCTTCCATTCTGTTAAATGCTTCTAATGGTCCACAAGGTTATGCCGGTACGGATGCTACTTTGAGCGATTTGGCTGTTGATGGTGTAACAATTGATGGATTTGCTCCAACAACATACGATTATACCGTTTCAGTTGCAGCAGGATCAGATCCAGCAATTACACTGGCAACAAATGATGCAAATGCAACTTATACAATTGATGGTCCAGCATCTATTCCTGGTGTTGCCACTATTGTTGTAACAGCTGCAGATCTTACAACTAAAAAAACATATACAATAACATTTGATGTTGCTTCAGGAATTGATCTTGGAAGTAAGCAAAGTTCAAGTAAAGTTTATCCAACAGTTTCAAGAGGAGAATTTACTGTTGAAATGGAAGGTGCATCATCAATGATTACTGTTTATGATTTGGCCGGTGGTTTAGTTAAGCAAGTTAAAACTGCTGCTAAACGTGAGGTGATTTCATTAAGTCAAAAAGGTATGTACCTTGTTAAGGTTGAATCTGATGGAAAATCAGAATTGTTTAAAGTATTTAAGAAATAA
- a CDS encoding family 43 glycosylhydrolase: MKVRISYLLVIIGLLIFENNIAQNPIIHSDVPDMSMIRRGDTYYMSSTTMHMSPGVPIMKSKDLVNWEIVNYCYDELDDVDALNLANGKSAYGKGSWASCIRFYKGKYYVSTFSGTTGKTYIYSTKNIEKGPWKKKVFQPMLHDHSLFFDDDGKAYMIYGGGKIKLVELTDELDGIKPETEQVIIENAGAPAGKDLMLPAEGSQLFKINGKYYLFNITWPRQGMRTVIIHRADNITGPYEGRVALQDKGVAQGGLIDTKDGKWFSYLFRDYGSVGRIPYMMPVEWKDGWPVLGVDGKVPDQLDLPMAKGLIPGIVNSDDFDREKKDPDLPLVWQWNHNPDNSLWSVRERNGYLRLKTGMVVNDFELAKNTLTQRTIGPICSGSTLIEIANMKEGDFAGLALLQQKYGLVGVKYEDGEKRIVMISAQNDKPVEMEKIPLNQQKVFLKAECDFRNRKDRAYFYYSLDGVKWNAIGTELKMQYTLSHFMGYRFGLFNYASQSSGGFIDFDYFHVSDTISEAKKMYVFLSFGQSNMEGNARFEPQDTVGVDERFKVMAAVDCPDLNRVKGLWYKAVPPLCRCYTGLTPVDYFGRKMLEYVPDNVEIGVVNVSVGGCKIELFDMDNYQSYVESSPNWLKNMVKEYDDNPYKRLVEMARLAQKDGVIKGILLHQGESNTGDTLWTKKVKVVYDQLMADLDLNPAEVPLIAGEVVSAEEGGKCASMNPIIATLPEVIANAHVVSSAGCPAVADQLHFSAEGYRILGKRYADVMISLMQKSE; the protein is encoded by the coding sequence ATGAAAGTAAGAATCTCTTACCTGTTAGTAATAATTGGCCTACTAATATTTGAAAACAATATAGCTCAAAATCCAATCATTCACTCAGATGTGCCTGATATGTCTATGATCAGAAGAGGGGACACCTATTACATGAGCAGTACTACAATGCATATGAGTCCGGGGGTGCCCATTATGAAATCGAAGGATCTGGTTAATTGGGAAATCGTCAATTATTGTTATGATGAACTGGATGATGTTGACGCGTTAAATTTAGCGAATGGAAAGAGTGCTTATGGAAAAGGATCATGGGCGAGTTGTATTCGGTTTTATAAAGGAAAATATTATGTGTCAACTTTTTCGGGTACAACAGGTAAAACATATATTTATTCAACAAAAAATATCGAAAAAGGCCCATGGAAAAAAAAGGTATTTCAACCAATGTTGCATGATCATTCCTTGTTTTTTGATGATGATGGAAAAGCATATATGATTTATGGAGGAGGTAAAATTAAACTAGTTGAGTTAACCGACGAACTTGATGGAATTAAACCGGAAACAGAACAGGTAATTATTGAAAATGCAGGTGCTCCCGCCGGAAAAGATTTGATGTTACCTGCTGAAGGTTCGCAACTATTTAAAATAAATGGAAAGTATTACCTTTTTAATATAACCTGGCCGCGGCAAGGTATGCGCACAGTAATTATACATAGGGCAGATAATATAACCGGTCCTTATGAAGGACGTGTTGCATTGCAGGATAAAGGAGTAGCTCAGGGAGGTTTGATTGATACAAAGGATGGAAAGTGGTTTTCATATTTGTTTCGCGATTATGGTTCGGTTGGTCGTATTCCATATATGATGCCGGTTGAATGGAAAGATGGATGGCCAGTACTGGGAGTTGATGGCAAAGTACCCGATCAGCTTGATTTACCAATGGCTAAAGGTTTGATACCGGGAATAGTAAATTCTGATGATTTTGACAGAGAAAAGAAAGATCCTGATTTACCTTTGGTTTGGCAGTGGAATCATAACCCTGACAATTCATTATGGTCAGTCAGAGAGCGCAATGGTTATCTTCGTTTAAAAACTGGAATGGTGGTGAATGACTTTGAGTTGGCTAAAAATACACTTACTCAACGTACAATAGGACCCATATGCTCCGGATCAACATTGATTGAAATCGCAAATATGAAAGAGGGTGATTTTGCCGGATTAGCCTTATTACAGCAAAAATATGGTTTGGTGGGTGTGAAGTATGAAGATGGAGAGAAAAGGATTGTGATGATCAGTGCTCAGAATGATAAGCCTGTTGAGATGGAAAAGATTCCTTTGAATCAACAAAAGGTATTTTTAAAGGCTGAGTGTGATTTCAGGAATAGAAAAGATAGAGCGTATTTTTACTATAGCTTGGATGGTGTGAAATGGAACGCAATCGGAACAGAACTAAAAATGCAATATACCTTATCGCATTTTATGGGATACCGGTTTGGATTGTTTAACTATGCAAGTCAATCGTCCGGAGGTTTTATTGATTTTGATTATTTTCATGTTTCAGACACCATCTCGGAGGCTAAGAAAATGTATGTTTTTCTCAGCTTTGGACAATCAAATATGGAAGGAAACGCACGTTTTGAGCCGCAGGATACGGTAGGTGTAGATGAGCGGTTTAAGGTGATGGCTGCTGTGGATTGTCCCGATTTGAACAGGGTGAAGGGCTTGTGGTACAAAGCCGTTCCTCCTTTATGTAGATGTTATACCGGGTTAACACCTGTTGATTATTTTGGAAGAAAAATGTTGGAATATGTGCCCGATAATGTTGAAATCGGTGTTGTAAACGTCTCCGTTGGAGGTTGTAAAATAGAATTGTTCGATATGGACAATTATCAGTCCTACGTTGAATCATCTCCGAATTGGTTGAAAAATATGGTAAAGGAATACGATGACAATCCATACAAACGGTTGGTTGAAATGGCCAGACTTGCACAAAAGGATGGTGTTATCAAAGGAATTTTGCTGCATCAGGGCGAATCCAATACAGGTGATACTCTTTGGACAAAGAAGGTAAAGGTGGTTTATGATCAGCTGATGGCAGATTTAGATCTGAATCCTGCTGAAGTGCCACTAATTGCCGGAGAAGTTGTATCAGCTGAAGAAGGAGGTAAATGTGCCAGTATGAACCCGATAATTGCAACGCTTCCTGAAGTGATTGCTAATGCTCATGTGGTATCGTCAGCAGGCTGTCCGGCAGTTGCTGATCAGCTGCATTTTTCTGCTGAGGGGTATAGAATTTTAGGTAAGCGTTATGCTGATGTTATGATTTCTCTTATGCAGAAATCTGAATAA
- a CDS encoding alpha/beta hydrolase-fold protein, protein MKLFFLGTFYFIVIGLYAQVNFYRAPLDFDTFNSNINHGKIDTITYHSKTVGSNRRALIYTPPYYSKDKKYPVLYLLHGIGGDEKEWFTHGQPHTILDNLYAQNMVEPMIVVLPNGRAITDDRAIGNIFDSIKVAAFSNFEEDLLNDLIPYIENNYPVLTNREHRAIAGLSMGGGQSLNIGLGNLNQFAWVGGFSSAPNTKAPEILVPKPEETKKQLKLLWISCGDKDNLISFSKRTHDYLQSRQVPHVYEVLPDGYHDFKVWKDNFYHFSQLLFKTNSHSVSEASLIEEKRVETNIRSSQYPKILSDGRAIFKLKAPDAKKIQIDIGKKYDMLKDENGIWSITTDSLSEGFHYYSLIVDGVAVADPASESFYGMGRMASGIEVPFKGDGYYQVKDVPHGEIRVKRYFSHITKSWRNFYMYTPPGYDQNAGKKYPVLYLLHGGGEDQRGWAMQGKVDLILDNLIAEGKATPMMVVMIDGNMPLSGFGEGILQLFEAELKEVVIPFVENNYRVLTSPQSRALAGLSMGGLQTLYAGLHNTDLFNYLGVFSSGWIHPMQDDIAGKEYNFMKQNADLLNKNLKMFWLSMGGKEDVAWKNCQRMLEKFDEMKIEYSYDEYPGGHTWPVWRNNLYHFSQYLFK, encoded by the coding sequence ATGAAATTATTCTTTCTTGGTACATTTTATTTTATCGTCATCGGTTTGTATGCGCAAGTTAATTTTTATCGAGCACCCCTTGACTTTGATACCTTCAATTCTAATATTAATCACGGTAAAATTGATACGATCACTTATCATTCTAAAACGGTAGGTTCGAATCGGAGGGCATTAATTTACACACCTCCTTATTATTCAAAGGATAAGAAATATCCAGTGCTTTATTTATTGCATGGTATTGGTGGAGATGAAAAGGAATGGTTTACTCATGGACAACCACACACTATACTTGATAATTTGTATGCTCAAAACATGGTAGAACCGATGATAGTTGTGTTGCCCAATGGACGTGCAATTACTGATGACAGAGCAATTGGTAATATTTTTGATAGTATTAAAGTGGCTGCTTTCTCTAACTTTGAGGAAGATCTGCTAAACGATCTTATTCCGTATATTGAAAACAACTATCCTGTTCTCACAAATCGTGAACATAGGGCTATAGCAGGCCTATCAATGGGTGGCGGACAATCATTAAACATAGGACTGGGTAACCTAAATCAGTTTGCCTGGGTTGGTGGCTTTTCATCAGCTCCTAATACCAAAGCCCCTGAGATATTGGTACCCAAACCTGAAGAGACAAAAAAGCAATTGAAATTATTATGGATCTCTTGTGGTGATAAAGACAATCTTATTTCTTTCAGTAAACGAACTCATGATTATCTTCAAAGCAGGCAGGTTCCTCATGTTTATGAAGTTTTACCGGATGGTTATCATGATTTTAAAGTCTGGAAAGATAATTTTTATCATTTTTCGCAATTGTTGTTTAAAACTAATAGCCATTCAGTTAGTGAAGCAAGTTTAATAGAGGAGAAAAGAGTCGAAACAAATATTCGTTCATCTCAATATCCAAAAATACTGTCTGATGGACGTGCCATATTCAAATTAAAAGCTCCGGATGCAAAAAAAATACAAATTGATATAGGCAAAAAGTATGATATGCTTAAAGATGAGAATGGTATTTGGAGTATTACCACTGATTCGTTGAGCGAAGGATTTCATTATTATTCACTTATTGTTGATGGTGTTGCAGTAGCAGATCCGGCTAGTGAAAGTTTCTATGGAATGGGGCGCATGGCCAGCGGAATTGAAGTTCCGTTTAAGGGTGATGGTTATTACCAGGTAAAAGATGTTCCTCATGGTGAAATCAGAGTAAAAAGGTATTTCTCGCATATCACTAAATCATGGCGAAACTTTTATATGTATACTCCTCCCGGATATGACCAAAATGCAGGTAAGAAGTATCCTGTATTATACCTGCTTCATGGAGGTGGTGAGGACCAACGAGGATGGGCTATGCAGGGTAAAGTGGATCTGATATTGGATAATCTTATTGCCGAAGGTAAAGCAACACCAATGATGGTGGTAATGATTGATGGGAATATGCCATTATCGGGGTTTGGAGAAGGTATTCTTCAATTATTTGAAGCTGAATTGAAAGAAGTAGTTATTCCTTTTGTTGAAAACAATTACAGGGTGCTTACCAGTCCTCAGTCACGTGCTTTGGCAGGATTGTCGATGGGAGGTTTACAAACACTTTATGCTGGTCTGCATAACACTGATTTGTTCAACTATCTTGGTGTCTTCAGTTCTGGTTGGATTCATCCAATGCAAGATGATATAGCTGGAAAAGAATATAATTTTATGAAACAAAACGCTGATCTGCTTAATAAGAATCTGAAAATGTTTTGGTTGTCGATGGGAGGAAAAGAAGATGTTGCCTGGAAGAACTGCCAACGAATGTTAGAAAAGTTTGATGAAATGAAAATTGAATATTCTTATGATGAATATCCGGGTGGCCATACATGGCCTGTATGGCGGAATAATTTGTACCATTTTTCACAATATCTATTTAAATAA